A portion of the Streptococcus urinalis 2285-97 genome contains these proteins:
- a CDS encoding amidohydrolase: MRHYIHQHPEISEKEFETTQFLKENIEALGITIIDKGLKTGFIAEIGSGNPIIALRADIDALPIQEKNDLPYASQNGAMHACGHDFHQTSLLGAAEKLKEIEEQLKGTVRLTFQPAEEVSKGAYHVIEQGGLEGVSAIIGYHNNPHLKPGQIGLRSKAIMAAVEKFTVTVEGVSGHAARPEFGVDTVLAITTMVNNLQAIVSRMTSPFEPTVLSVTHIDVGSTWNVLPQSGYFEGTIRSFDPQGRQTLRERFERIVTASAEQFQAKVSIKWDQTPTVTYNDETLTPLVFEHSKNFAQVIEIPPLTGGEDFAAYQEQIPGVFALIGSNGDEGAPDLHHDTFMVKDQALETAVTYYVENAKLLLNYFDMK, from the coding sequence ATCAGACATTATATCCATCAGCATCCTGAGATTTCCGAAAAAGAATTTGAGACAACACAATTTTTAAAAGAAAACATTGAGGCCTTAGGAATCACAATTATTGATAAAGGGTTAAAGACGGGATTTATTGCAGAAATTGGTAGTGGAAATCCCATTATTGCTCTACGGGCAGATATTGATGCACTACCCATACAAGAAAAAAACGATCTACCATATGCTAGTCAAAATGGTGCCATGCATGCTTGTGGACATGATTTTCATCAAACTTCTTTGCTAGGTGCAGCAGAAAAGTTAAAAGAAATAGAAGAACAGCTGAAAGGAACGGTAAGGCTAACCTTCCAACCTGCAGAGGAAGTTTCAAAAGGTGCTTATCATGTTATCGAACAAGGTGGACTAGAAGGCGTCTCAGCAATTATTGGATATCATAATAATCCTCACTTAAAGCCTGGCCAAATTGGTTTGAGGTCAAAAGCCATTATGGCTGCAGTGGAAAAATTTACAGTTACAGTTGAGGGAGTTAGTGGACATGCCGCAAGACCAGAGTTTGGTGTTGATACTGTGCTTGCAATCACAACAATGGTAAATAATCTTCAAGCCATTGTTTCTCGAATGACCTCACCCTTTGAGCCAACTGTATTATCTGTGACACATATTGATGTTGGTTCCACATGGAATGTCTTACCTCAATCTGGTTATTTTGAAGGGACTATTCGTAGTTTTGATCCACAAGGAAGACAAACGTTAAGAGAACGTTTTGAGCGGATTGTAACAGCTAGTGCTGAACAATTTCAAGCAAAGGTTTCCATAAAGTGGGATCAAACGCCAACAGTGACCTATAACGATGAAACGCTAACGCCCTTAGTATTTGAACATTCTAAAAACTTTGCTCAAGTTATCGAAATTCCTCCATTAACTGGAGGAGAAGACTTTGCTGCTTATCAAGAACAAATCCCTGGTGTCTTTGCATTAATTGGCTCAAATGGGGATGAAGGAGCTCCTGATTTACACCATGATACATTTATGGTTAAAGACCAAGCTCTTGAAACAGCAGTTACTTATTATGTAGAAAATGCAAAATTACTTCTTAATTACTTTGATATGAAATAA
- a CDS encoding transporter substrate-binding domain-containing protein: MLKKKVLGLAGLALASTLVLATCGSKDSDSKSNGSEKEKVVFATSGATAPFAYQKDGKLTGFDIEVAKTVFKGSEKYDVSFKKTEWSSIFTGLDSDKYQMAGVNISYSKERASKYLYSYPTGSTPSVLVVPKDSDIKSYSDIGGHSTQVVQGTTTEAQLKKYNETASKKVELKYTNENITQTLANLSEGKADFKIFDAPTVKTIIKNQNLDNLKTIELKSKEQPYIYFLFSQDQTKLQKYVNQRIKKLNEDGTIKELAEEYLGGDYVPSKSDLKVPSGN; encoded by the coding sequence ATGTTAAAGAAAAAAGTTTTAGGTCTTGCTGGGCTTGCACTTGCTTCAACACTTGTCTTGGCAACGTGTGGTTCTAAAGACTCAGATAGTAAGTCTAATGGCTCAGAAAAAGAAAAAGTTGTGTTCGCAACTTCAGGAGCAACTGCACCATTTGCTTACCAAAAAGATGGCAAACTAACAGGATTTGACATTGAGGTAGCTAAAACAGTCTTTAAAGGATCTGAAAAATATGATGTTTCATTTAAGAAAACAGAATGGTCTTCTATTTTTACAGGATTAGACTCAGATAAATACCAAATGGCTGGTGTTAATATCAGTTATAGTAAAGAGCGTGCTTCTAAATACCTATACTCATATCCAACGGGATCAACACCATCAGTATTAGTTGTTCCAAAAGATTCAGATATTAAATCATACAGTGATATTGGTGGCCATTCCACACAAGTTGTTCAAGGGACAACAACAGAAGCTCAATTGAAGAAATATAATGAGACAGCTTCTAAAAAAGTAGAATTGAAATACACCAATGAAAATATTACGCAAACGTTAGCAAACTTAAGTGAAGGAAAAGCAGATTTCAAGATCTTTGATGCACCAACGGTTAAAACAATCATCAAAAATCAAAACTTAGATAATTTGAAAACAATTGAGTTGAAATCAAAAGAACAACCTTATATCTACTTCCTATTTAGTCAAGACCAAACAAAACTTCAAAAATATGTTAACCAACGTATTAAGAAATTAAATGAAGACGGAACAATCAAGGAACTTGCTGAAGAGTACCTTGGCGGTGATTATGTTCCTTCAAAATCTGACTTAAAAGTACCAAGTGGTAAT